The following are from one region of the Roseimicrobium gellanilyticum genome:
- the accC gene encoding acetyl-CoA carboxylase biotin carboxylase subunit: MFRKVLVANRGEIALRVIRACKELDVKTVAVYSEADVDSMHVHLADEAICIGPGPSSESYLKIPRIIAAAEIANVDAIHPGYGFLSEKAEFAEICKQCKIKFIGPSAEVIAMMGDKNTARATARKFGVPITPGSDGIIESEDQAFEIARRIGYPVMIKATAGGGGRGMRPVLNEATLRSSYQQASMEALKCFGDGSVYMEKLVERPHHIEFQVVADSHGNVIHLGERDCSMQRRNQKIIEECPSPKISDEIRKAMGDATVKLCKEIGYENCGTIEYLVDNDGKNFYFMEMNTRIQVEHPITEEVYGCDLIKEQIQIAAGLPLSQHILKSTPRHHSIECRINAEDPARNFAPSPGRIDLWYAPGGRGVRVDTHVYSGYSVPPHYDSMIAKLIVTAATRDAAIRRMRRALGEFMIQGIKTTIPLQSKILTTSDFQQGKYDITWVENFLRQEGMKDKG; encoded by the coding sequence ATGTTCCGCAAAGTCCTCGTCGCCAACCGTGGCGAAATCGCCCTCCGCGTCATCCGCGCCTGTAAAGAATTGGATGTCAAAACGGTCGCCGTGTACTCCGAGGCGGACGTGGACTCCATGCACGTCCATCTCGCGGATGAGGCCATCTGCATCGGCCCTGGTCCGAGCTCGGAGAGCTACCTGAAGATTCCCCGCATCATCGCCGCGGCAGAGATTGCCAATGTGGACGCCATCCACCCCGGCTACGGCTTCCTCTCGGAGAAGGCCGAGTTCGCGGAAATCTGCAAGCAGTGCAAAATCAAGTTCATCGGGCCCTCGGCGGAAGTGATCGCCATGATGGGCGACAAGAACACCGCCCGCGCCACGGCCAGAAAATTCGGCGTACCAATCACTCCTGGATCGGACGGCATCATTGAGAGTGAAGATCAGGCGTTCGAAATCGCCCGCCGCATCGGTTACCCTGTCATGATCAAGGCGACCGCCGGTGGTGGTGGTCGCGGTATGCGTCCCGTGCTGAATGAAGCGACCCTCCGCTCCAGCTACCAGCAGGCCAGCATGGAAGCGCTGAAATGCTTCGGCGACGGCAGCGTGTACATGGAAAAGCTGGTGGAGCGCCCGCACCACATCGAGTTCCAGGTGGTGGCGGACAGCCACGGCAATGTGATTCACCTCGGTGAGCGCGACTGCTCCATGCAACGCCGCAACCAGAAGATCATTGAAGAGTGCCCCTCCCCGAAAATCTCGGACGAGATTCGCAAGGCCATGGGCGACGCCACAGTGAAGCTCTGCAAGGAGATCGGCTACGAGAACTGCGGCACGATTGAGTACCTCGTGGACAACGATGGGAAGAATTTCTACTTCATGGAGATGAACACCCGCATCCAGGTGGAGCATCCCATCACGGAAGAGGTGTACGGCTGCGACCTCATCAAGGAGCAGATCCAGATTGCTGCTGGTCTGCCTCTCTCCCAGCATATCTTGAAGAGCACGCCGCGTCACCACTCCATCGAGTGCCGTATCAATGCGGAAGACCCGGCTCGCAATTTCGCCCCGAGCCCTGGTCGCATTGACCTGTGGTACGCCCCCGGTGGCCGCGGCGTGCGCGTGGATACCCACGTGTACTCCGGCTACAGCGTGCCCCCGCACTATGACTCGATGATCGCGAAGCTCATCGTCACCGCTGCCACCCGCGATGCCGCCATCCGCCGCATGCGCCGTGCCTTGGGTGAGTTCATGATTCAGGGCATCAAGACCACGATTCCGCTGCAGAGCAAAATCCTCACCACGTCTGACTTCCAGCAGGGCAAGTACGACATCACCTGGGTGGAGAACTTCCTCCGCCAGGAAGGGATGAAGGATAAGGGCTAG
- the accB gene encoding acetyl-CoA carboxylase biotin carboxyl carrier protein: MENDTNHPKDPQGLDLKEIRQIVDLMSKNDLSFFHLEHGSFKIKLRRGSDVEAAKDLLSKIPVGATTMAAPMIAAPVAAPAAAPAAAPAAAAAPAAAEPAGPTINSPMVGTFYRSSSPGEKSFVNVGDTVDENTVVCIIEAMKVMNEIKAEARGTVVRILVDDAKPVQYGQPLFELK, from the coding sequence ATGGAGAACGACACCAACCATCCGAAAGACCCCCAAGGGCTGGACCTCAAGGAGATCCGGCAGATCGTAGATTTGATGAGCAAGAACGACCTGTCTTTCTTCCACCTGGAACATGGGTCTTTTAAAATCAAACTGCGTCGCGGCTCGGATGTAGAGGCCGCCAAGGACCTCCTTTCCAAGATTCCCGTGGGAGCCACTACCATGGCTGCCCCGATGATCGCCGCACCCGTCGCCGCTCCTGCGGCTGCCCCCGCTGCCGCACCCGCAGCAGCTGCGGCACCCGCCGCCGCGGAACCCGCTGGCCCCACCATCAATTCCCCGATGGTCGGCACCTTCTATCGCTCCTCTTCTCCCGGGGAGAAGTCCTTCGTCAATGTGGGCGACACGGTGGATGAAAACACCGTGGTCTGCATCATCGAGGCCATGAAGGTGATGAATGAAATCAAGGCCGAAGCCCGCGGCACCGTCGTACGCATCCTCGTGGATGATGCGAAGCCCGTGCAGTACGGACAGCCCCTCTTCGAGCTGAAGTAA